The proteins below come from a single Oncorhynchus keta strain PuntledgeMale-10-30-2019 unplaced genomic scaffold, Oket_V2 Un_contig_11548_pilon_pilon, whole genome shotgun sequence genomic window:
- the LOC118370366 gene encoding voltage-dependent calcium channel gamma-1 subunit-like, with amino-acid sequence MAARLIAKNCSYFKHFTKEQEAKGFQAKTQKEYNLSAAAIAVFSLAFMTLGSLCVVCSFRKGRDYLLRPAGMFFAFAGLCIIISVEVMRNSTKRMIDSEETVWEQYYYSWSFECACTSFVLLVFSGLSLLIISMPQMPRNPWETCMDAEPDSMEPLD; translated from the exons ACACTTCACTAAGGAACAAGAGGCCAAAGGGTTCCAAGCCAAAACTCAGAAAG agtacAACCTCTCAGCAGCAGCCATTGCTGTGTTCAGCCTGGCCTTTATGACCCTGGGGTCGCTGTGTGTCGTGTGCTCCTTCAGGAAGGGGAGGGACTACCTGCTGAGGCCTGCTGGGATGTTCTTTGCCTTCGCAG GTCTCTGCATCATCATCTCTGTTGAGGTGATGCGGAACTCCACCAAGCGGATGATTGACAGCGAGGAGACCGTCTGGGAACAGTACTACTACTCCTGGTCGTTTGAATGTGCCTGCACCTCCTTCGTCCTCCTGGTCTTCAGTGGTCTCAGCCTGTTGATCATCTCCATGCCCCAGATGCCACGCAACCCCTGGGAGACCTGTATGGATGCAGAGCCAGACTCCATGGAGCCCTTAGACTAG